Proteins from a single region of Candidatus Afararchaeum irisae:
- the hisF gene encoding imidazole glycerol phosphate synthase subunit HisF, whose translation MLTSRVIPCLDVTIQDGEPQVVKGEQFEELRYAGDPVELAKKYNRQGADELVFLDITASSEGRDTMLDVVRRTADEVFIPLTVGGGISSVEDIKETLRAGADKTSMNTGAIKNPDVVDEGAEKFGSQCIVVAIDARRNTSDEGDHYFEVDGEDEEVWFEAVIYGGTEPTGIDAVSWAQEVEKRGAGEILLTSMYGDGTKDGYDIPLTRAVSRNVSIPVIASGGAGNPEHMVEAFTDGTADAALAASIFHFDEYTVEEVKEYLDDSGINVRL comes from the coding sequence ATGCTGACTTCACGCGTGATTCCGTGTCTCGACGTCACGATACAGGACGGCGAGCCACAGGTCGTCAAGGGAGAGCAGTTCGAGGAGCTGAGGTACGCCGGCGATCCTGTCGAGTTAGCGAAGAAGTACAACCGACAGGGTGCCGACGAGCTAGTCTTCTTAGACATAACAGCGAGCTCTGAGGGACGTGACACTATGCTCGACGTCGTGAGACGTACAGCGGACGAGGTCTTCATACCCCTCACGGTCGGCGGAGGCATCTCGTCGGTCGAGGATATTAAGGAGACTCTCAGGGCGGGAGCCGACAAGACTAGCATGAACACGGGCGCGATAAAGAACCCCGATGTCGTAGACGAGGGTGCCGAGAAGTTCGGGTCACAGTGTATAGTCGTCGCGATAGACGCACGACGCAACACGAGCGACGAGGGCGACCATTACTTCGAGGTCGACGGCGAGGACGAGGAGGTATGGTTCGAAGCAGTAATATACGGCGGAACTGAGCCGACCGGGATCGACGCCGTCTCTTGGGCACAGGAGGTCGAGAAACGAGGAGCGGGGGAGATACTCCTCACGAGCATGTACGGCGACGGCACCAAGGACGGATACGACATACCTCTAACGAGAGCGGTGAGCCGGAACGTCTCGATACCCGTTATAGCCAGCGGTGGCGCAGGGAATCCCGAGCACATGGTCGAGGCTTTCACCGACGGGACCGCGGACGCCGCTCTCGCAGCCTCTATATTCCACTTCGACGAGTACACGGTCGAAGAGGTGAAGGAGTACCTCGACGACTCGGGTATAAACGTCCGTCTGTAG
- a CDS encoding nucleoside monophosphate kinase: MRVIGTVGMPGSGKSEAAEVAEEMGIPVVTMGDVIRREAETRGADGTDESLGQVATSLREEEGEDAVAERCVDLIESELEDGDSQVVLVDGLRGWAEAERFRDEFGGDFVLVAIEAPFETRLGRIRERGRSDDVTEADDLRQRDEREIGYGMDEAIENADITVENRSSLEEFHDEIRSVIDEVRSSD, translated from the coding sequence ATGCGTGTCATAGGTACCGTAGGTATGCCGGGAAGCGGCAAGAGTGAGGCGGCGGAGGTAGCCGAAGAGATGGGTATTCCCGTCGTGACAATGGGAGACGTCATACGCCGAGAAGCCGAGACGAGGGGAGCCGACGGAACCGACGAGAGCCTGGGTCAGGTCGCAACGAGTCTCAGGGAGGAAGAAGGAGAAGACGCTGTCGCCGAGAGATGTGTCGACCTCATAGAGTCGGAGCTCGAAGACGGTGACAGCCAAGTCGTCTTAGTCGACGGCTTGAGGGGATGGGCGGAAGCCGAGAGGTTCCGTGACGAGTTCGGAGGTGACTTCGTCCTCGTCGCTATCGAGGCACCCTTCGAGACGCGTCTCGGACGTATACGTGAGAGGGGACGTTCGGACGACGTGACCGAAGCAGACGATCTCAGACAGAGGGACGAGAGAGAGATAGGCTACGGGATGGACGAGGCTATCGAGAACGCCGATATCACCGTCGAGAACAGATCGAGTCTCGAGGAGTTCCACGACGAGATACGGTCGGTTATAGACGAGGTACGTAGCAGCGACTGA
- a CDS encoding thiamine pyrophosphate-dependent enzyme, with the protein MISGAEVVARCLKKNDVYTAGVVGYPVTDLVEETDADVVPNEMVGMEKAIGRSFADERGCLIAKHVGVNVALDPLASSATFGTGGGVLVIAGDDPGAVKSQDEGDSRSLGFKARVPVLTPSGVDGLLESVEEGLRLSEDVGVPCIVRVTSRLLESETGVERLRFDRIEKTGEFDRQRAWKGPVVRRRKVFEEEIRPEIRKYVDGSDLHSLRDEATDLGVLSCGDASEVVPDDVSHLSLGYSYPVPSEAERFVERHDRVLVVEDGDPLIENFLDTQNVVGKETGHLPRYGRLTEEVVKRGIETAFTDPSPVSPDIEKSGRPLPESNPFYEIYETVVDDLLDVFVAVDIGSVALTGRPPFEFADGASALGSAISLASGHPDDAVAFVGDTAFIHSGIQGLLEASERDEDVLVVILNDGVSNLTGGQRVTGVEKLPSLIESCDPDIFAEESADRVVKASSKISSLLSKDGVRVLSLIS; encoded by the coding sequence ATGATTAGTGGTGCTGAAGTGGTCGCGCGTTGTCTCAAGAAAAACGACGTATACACGGCGGGAGTCGTGGGATATCCTGTCACGGATCTGGTCGAGGAGACCGACGCCGACGTGGTTCCAAACGAGATGGTGGGGATGGAGAAAGCCATAGGAAGGTCGTTCGCTGACGAGAGGGGCTGTCTCATAGCCAAACACGTGGGTGTCAACGTTGCACTCGACCCCCTCGCGAGCTCAGCCACCTTCGGGACGGGCGGCGGTGTCTTAGTCATTGCGGGCGACGATCCCGGAGCCGTCAAGTCACAGGACGAGGGAGACTCACGCTCGTTAGGTTTCAAGGCGCGGGTTCCGGTTCTGACCCCCTCGGGAGTAGACGGATTACTCGAGTCAGTCGAGGAGGGTCTAAGACTCTCAGAAGACGTAGGTGTGCCTTGTATCGTGCGCGTGACCTCGCGTCTTCTCGAATCTGAGACTGGAGTCGAGAGACTGAGATTCGACAGGATAGAAAAGACAGGCGAGTTCGACAGACAGAGGGCATGGAAAGGTCCCGTAGTTAGACGCAGAAAGGTCTTCGAGGAAGAGATACGTCCCGAGATACGGAAGTACGTCGACGGATCGGATCTACACAGTCTGAGAGACGAGGCTACTGACCTCGGCGTACTGTCGTGTGGCGACGCCTCGGAAGTGGTTCCCGACGACGTCTCACATCTCTCGCTCGGATACTCGTATCCAGTACCGTCCGAGGCGGAACGTTTCGTCGAGAGACACGACAGAGTCCTCGTAGTCGAGGACGGTGATCCTCTGATAGAAAATTTCCTCGACACCCAAAACGTGGTGGGAAAGGAGACCGGACATCTGCCGCGGTACGGAAGGCTGACCGAGGAAGTCGTGAAGAGAGGTATCGAGACTGCTTTCACCGATCCCTCACCCGTCAGCCCAGATATAGAGAAAAGCGGACGTCCCCTACCTGAGTCGAATCCTTTCTACGAGATCTACGAGACTGTCGTCGATGATCTCCTAGACGTCTTCGTCGCGGTCGACATAGGCTCGGTAGCACTCACAGGACGTCCCCCGTTCGAGTTCGCCGACGGTGCTTCGGCACTCGGATCTGCGATAAGCCTCGCGTCCGGACATCCCGACGACGCCGTGGCTTTCGTCGGAGACACCGCATTCATTCACTCGGGTATACAGGGTCTCTTGGAGGCGTCTGAGAGAGATGAGGACGTCCTCGTTGTGATACTCAACGACGGAGTCTCGAACCTCACGGGAGGTCAGAGAGTAACCGGCGTCGAAAAACTACCATCTCTGATAGAGTCATGTGATCCTGACATATTCGCTGAGGAGTCCGCGGACAGGGTAGTAAAAGCATCTTCTAAGATAAGCAGTCTACTATCTAAGGACGGAGTTAGAGTTTTGTCTCTTATATCATAA